The Armatimonadota bacterium genome has a window encoding:
- a CDS encoding PEP-utilizing enzyme, with product MTSPLLFPSPREIQTPPGAEGWEALYPYYLRFGEAWEEQSLWIFGTIHFAEVLAPFDAIMVEATHLALGQMNSRTFAVPPAMGIAARILNGYLYISPIPVQDPQRILERAELFQTRAGYYYTHWNDIYAEWKEKVQAEIERLRALSFGDLPEVEPESFVVERRGYGSALDLLATYHRLLESVFRVWQYHMEVVLIGFAAYFTFYEFCRRAFPEISDQAITQMVGAIDVTTFRPNEELKRLARRAVELGVDGYFEPVADVKEVFQKLEQTDAGRAWLEEWRRSSDPWFFMNTGDGLQHHFRTWADDPGTVFGILCDYVAKARRGESLERDREGRRRERDRITEGYRALLQTEEDRKAFEELLDLVRNVYYAIEDHQFYVEHWYQSIFWNKVRELGRLLTRQGILHNEEDIFYLHWTEVHTALMDMLLGWAIGVSAKGGHYWQRIVDHRRAILERLRGWIPLPALGQLPEAVVDPAVVMLGGITPERLREWAEGVREEGKVLRGIGASPGTAEGIARVVLRTEQLTEVQDGEILVCYATQPSWTPVLSRVRGTVTDAGGLMSHAAIVAREFGIPAVLGTGSATKRIRTGQRLWIDGDAGIVRILD from the coding sequence GAGGGGTGGGAGGCACTCTATCCCTACTACCTCCGGTTCGGGGAAGCGTGGGAGGAGCAGAGCCTGTGGATATTTGGAACCATCCACTTCGCGGAAGTGCTCGCGCCCTTCGATGCCATCATGGTGGAGGCCACCCACCTAGCTCTGGGACAGATGAACAGCCGCACCTTTGCAGTCCCTCCCGCCATGGGCATCGCGGCCCGCATCCTGAACGGATACCTCTACATCAGCCCGATTCCGGTCCAGGACCCTCAGAGGATCCTGGAACGGGCGGAGCTGTTTCAGACGCGGGCTGGATACTACTACACGCACTGGAACGACATCTATGCGGAATGGAAGGAGAAGGTCCAGGCGGAGATCGAACGGCTGAGGGCACTCTCTTTCGGGGACCTCCCCGAGGTGGAACCCGAATCCTTCGTAGTGGAGCGTCGAGGGTATGGCTCCGCCCTGGACCTCCTCGCCACATACCACCGCCTCCTGGAGAGCGTTTTCCGGGTGTGGCAGTACCACATGGAGGTGGTGCTCATCGGGTTCGCCGCCTACTTCACCTTCTACGAGTTCTGCAGAAGAGCGTTCCCGGAGATCTCCGACCAAGCCATCACCCAAATGGTGGGCGCCATCGACGTAACCACGTTCCGCCCCAACGAAGAGCTGAAGCGCCTGGCGCGGCGTGCGGTGGAGCTCGGGGTGGACGGCTATTTCGAGCCCGTGGCGGACGTGAAGGAGGTGTTCCAGAAGCTGGAACAGACCGACGCAGGTCGGGCATGGCTGGAGGAGTGGCGTCGGAGTTCGGATCCCTGGTTCTTCATGAACACGGGGGACGGGCTCCAGCATCACTTCCGGACATGGGCGGACGATCCGGGGACTGTTTTCGGAATCCTGTGTGACTACGTGGCAAAGGCGAGACGGGGTGAGTCCCTGGAACGGGACAGAGAAGGCCGCCGCCGGGAGCGGGACCGGATCACGGAGGGGTACCGGGCTTTGCTGCAGACGGAGGAGGACCGGAAGGCCTTCGAAGAGCTCCTGGATCTTGTGCGCAACGTGTACTACGCCATCGAGGACCACCAATTCTACGTGGAGCACTGGTACCAGAGCATCTTCTGGAACAAGGTACGGGAGCTGGGACGGCTCCTCACCCGGCAGGGCATCCTCCACAACGAGGAGGATATCTTCTACCTCCACTGGACGGAGGTCCACACGGCTCTGATGGACATGCTTCTGGGCTGGGCCATCGGGGTTTCTGCCAAGGGCGGGCACTACTGGCAAAGGATCGTGGACCACAGGCGGGCCATCCTGGAACGGCTGCGCGGATGGATCCCCCTCCCCGCACTGGGGCAGCTCCCGGAAGCGGTGGTGGATCCCGCGGTGGTGATGCTCGGGGGGATCACTCCGGAACGCCTCCGGGAGTGGGCGGAGGGGGTGCGGGAGGAAGGGAAGGTCCTCCGGGGCATCGGGGCATCACCGGGTACCGCAGAGGGCATCGCCCGGGTGGTGCTCCGAACTGAGCAGCTCACGGAAGTGCAGGATGGGGAGATCTTGGTGTGTTATGCGACGCAGCCCAGCTGGACTCCGGTGCTCTCCCGGGTGCGAGGGACGGTGACCGACGCGGGAGGACTGATGTCCCACGCGGCCATCGTGGCCCGGGAGTTCGGAATCCCCGCGGTGCTCGGAACCGGTTCTGCCACGAAGCGCATCCGGACCGGACAGAGGCTCTGGATCGATGGGGACGCGGGGATCGTAAGGATCCTAGATTGA